The genomic window CCGATCACCTCGTCCGGCACGCCGCCGGCCATCCGCACCGCCATCGCCGCGCCGATCTCGCGCGGGCCGCCGCCCTCGGCGGCGACCACCGTGGCCAGCACGAACGGCTCCCCGGCGGCGCGCCAGGCGAGCAGAGCGGGCAGCAGGTCGCGCACGGTCAGACTCCCGGGCCCACGTCCACGATCGCCGCGACCGGTCCGCCGCCGTCAGGGCCCTGATGCGCGGCCGAGACCGAGACGAAGACCGCCGGGTCGCCGGTCACCGAGGCCGCGACGCCGCCGACGCAGGCCTTGATCTGCCGGTGCCAGTGCACGTCGGAGTCGTCGAGCATGGCGTTGCGGCGACCCCGGACCATGCCGTCGGTGCTCGCCTCGCATTTGAGGAAGACGTTCACCAGCCGGCCGTCCAGGTCCGCCGAGCGCGGCCGCTCCGGCAGCTCCAGCCCGGCTGAGCGGATCGCGTCCCAGATGCCGTCGGCGTCCAGGGCGTCGGTCATCACCGAGTGCCCGATGCGGTAGCGCCCGCCGACCCCGGAGGCGTTGCCGACCACGACGACCTGCGCGCGGTCCAGCTCCACACCCGAGGAGCAGGAGGCGACGGAGGAATACAGGGCCCTGTCATGCAGCACCGCCTCGTCCGAGGGCATCTCGACCTCGCCGAGCGCGACCGCGATCCCCAGAGCGGTGCAGCCGTTGGACAGGTCCATCGACTCGTGGGTCTGCTCGGTCCACACCGACGCGCCGCGCTCCTTGGCCTCGCGGATGGTCTGGATCGTCAGCAGCGGGGTCTTGGTCTGCACGTAGTGCACGTCCGCGGGGTCCTCGATCCCGGCGCGCTTCATCGCCTCGTGGACCGCGTCGGCGACCTTCGTGATCATCGCCGAGCGGCCGATCTCCTCGGGCAGCAGCGGCTCGCTCATCGCGAACCCGACGGTCAGCCGCGGCTCGTCGCAGGGCTCGGCCTCGGTGGTCGCGAAGATGGTCGCGTGCGGCGACAGCACCCCGTCGGTACCGCCGGACCACACGATCGGCACCTGCGCGACCTCCTCCTGACTGCGCGTCCCGAGCCGCATCAGCGTCTCGCGGAACGCGCGGTCGGCGATGATGCGCGTGTAGTCGTTGACACCGCCGTTGCCCTCGGTCTTGCCGACGACCGCCACCACCCGGTCGGCCTCCACTACCCCGGCGGTGATCAGCTCGGCCAACCCCGACGCGTCGCTGACGTGTCGCAACGGCACCTTCCGGACCTCGATCGCCTCAGGCACTCCTCACTCCTTTTCCACTACGGTTCCGGCTTTCCCAAGAACGGCTTCACGAATGCATCCCAACGCGGCGACCACAGCCCGCCGGCCGCCGCCCTCCACGAACCGGCACGCCGCCTCCGCCTTCGGCGCCATGCTCCCGCCCCCGAACTCCCCGGCCGCCAGATGCGCACGCAGCTCCGCGGCGCCGATGCGGCTCAGGGCCCTGGCATCGGGCGCGCCGAAGCGGAGGAACATGTGGTCGACATCGGTGGCGATGACGAGCTGCTCGGCGGCCACGGCGCGGGCCAGCAGGACGGCTGAGAGGTCCTTGTCGATGACGGCTTCGACGCCGCGGAGGCCGAACGGGGGCGGCGCGGTCGGTGCGGCTGACCCGGCCGCCCCGGCCGGCGTCCCGGAAGCAGGCTCGCGCACCATCGGAATCCCGCCGCCCCCGCACGCCACGACCACGTACCCGGCGTCGAGCAGAGCCTTCGCGGCGGGCGCGTCCAGGATGTCGACCGGTTCCGGCGAGGCCACGATCCGGCGCCAGCCGCGCGCACCGCGGTCCTCCCAGGTCTGGCCGTGCGCCGCCATCGCGAGGGCCTGCTCCTTCGGCAGGTAGCGGCCGATCGGCTTGGTCGGGTGGGTGAAGCCGCGGTCGCCGGCGTCGACCAGGGTGCGGGTCACGACCGCCGCGACCGGTTTCGCGATGCCCCGGGCCGCCAGCGCCTGTTCCAGCGCGCTGACGATCACGAAGCCGAGCGTCCCCTGGGTCTGCGCGCCGCACCAGTCCAGCGGCACCGGCGGGACCACGTGCGCGGCCAGTTCGTTCTTCACCAGCAGG from Catenulispora sp. GP43 includes these protein-coding regions:
- a CDS encoding ring-opening amidohydrolase, whose product is MPEAIEVRKVPLRHVSDASGLAELITAGVVEADRVVAVVGKTEGNGGVNDYTRIIADRAFRETLMRLGTRSQEEVAQVPIVWSGGTDGVLSPHATIFATTEAEPCDEPRLTVGFAMSEPLLPEEIGRSAMITKVADAVHEAMKRAGIEDPADVHYVQTKTPLLTIQTIREAKERGASVWTEQTHESMDLSNGCTALGIAVALGEVEMPSDEAVLHDRALYSSVASCSSGVELDRAQVVVVGNASGVGGRYRIGHSVMTDALDADGIWDAIRSAGLELPERPRSADLDGRLVNVFLKCEASTDGMVRGRRNAMLDDSDVHWHRQIKACVGGVAASVTGDPAVFVSVSAAHQGPDGGGPVAAIVDVGPGV
- a CDS encoding carbamate kinase; this translates as MRTLIALGGNAMTAPDGRARPEDQIAAVGTAMAAVADLIAAGVEVVLTHGNGPQVGNLLVKNELAAHVVPPVPLDWCGAQTQGTLGFVIVSALEQALAARGIAKPVAAVVTRTLVDAGDRGFTHPTKPIGRYLPKEQALAMAAHGQTWEDRGARGWRRIVASPEPVDILDAPAAKALLDAGYVVVACGGGGIPMVREPASGTPAGAAGSAAPTAPPPFGLRGVEAVIDKDLSAVLLARAVAAEQLVIATDVDHMFLRFGAPDARALSRIGAAELRAHLAAGEFGGGSMAPKAEAACRFVEGGGRRAVVAALGCIREAVLGKAGTVVEKE